The Paralichthys olivaceus isolate ysfri-2021 chromosome 9, ASM2471397v2, whole genome shotgun sequence genome contains a region encoding:
- the LOC138411454 gene encoding uncharacterized protein, with translation MDQLANFLGHDIRIHRKFYRLPDKTLQLAKISKILLALENGRLAEFHGKNLDEITIDPNENVMGSDEEDECREDGDHSFAVDEPSAEEIVADVGNEKSTGKNHKEPSAEHGAVSHVAHSSKEPSAEENVADVGNENSTGKKHKEPSADGAVSPMAHSSKGRAAQKRRPWQAAEIRAVERQMIQFIRSSTVPTKTDCEKCLRAEAESLRNRNWLNLKFYVYNRITALKKKMHHK, from the exons atggaTCAACTAGCCAACTTTCTTGGTCATGACATCAGGATCCACCGCAAGTTCTATAGACTACCTGACAAGACACTGCAGCTTGCAAAGATCAGTAAAATTTTACTGGCTCTTGAGAACGGGAGATTGGCTGAGTTCCATGGAAAGAATCTAGATGAGATCACAATAGATCCAAACG AAAACGTTATGGGTAGCGATGAGGAAGATGAATGCAGAGAGGATGGAGATCATTCATTTGCTGTTGATG AACCATCAGCAGAGGAAATTGTTGCAGATGTGGGCAATGAAAAATCAACAGGCAAGAATCACAAAGAGCCATCAGCAGAGCATGGAGCAGTGAGTCATGTGGCACATTCCTCcaaag AACCATCAGCAGAGGAAAATGTTGCAGATGTGGGCAATGAAAACTCAACAGgcaagaaacacaaagagccaTCAGCAGATGGTGCGGTGAGTCCCATGGCACATTCCTCCAAAG GTAGAGCTGCACAAAAACGAAGACCATGGCAGGCAGCAGAAATCAGGGCAGTAGAGAGACAAATGATTCAGTTTATTCGGTCTTCTACAGTACCAACAAAGACAGACTGTGAGAAATGTTTGAGAGCTGAAGCTGAAAGCCTCCGTAACCGAAACTGGCTGAATTTGAAATTCTATGTGTACAATAGAATTACggcattaaaaaagaaaatgcaccaTAAATAG